From a single Francisella halioticida genomic region:
- a CDS encoding OmpA family protein, protein MKKSLLGVAIVGSVLMLASCSSTRPDNSDLIKDKYAGVDSSQALQMSSQIYGSDSLSSDEVDQMKKELMGINCRSVYFGFNSYDVTGDAKDCLDKTAYYLIAHPNQPIKLSGNTDPRGSEKYNFNLGQKRAEAVYNYLLNKDVNKDQICVVSYGKLKPAADPTQFYDEFNTSDSGTISDTDKYKAEEKAYYLDRRTELDFGVKCDQSESSDKSIN, encoded by the coding sequence ATGAAAAAGAGTCTTTTGGGAGTTGCAATAGTAGGTTCTGTACTTATGTTAGCTAGTTGTTCTAGTACTAGACCAGATAATAGTGATTTAATCAAAGATAAGTATGCTGGAGTTGATAGTTCTCAAGCTTTACAGATGTCTTCACAAATTTATGGATCTGATAGCTTAAGTTCCGATGAAGTTGATCAAATGAAAAAAGAGCTTATGGGTATCAATTGTAGATCTGTATATTTTGGTTTTAATAGCTACGATGTTACTGGGGATGCTAAAGACTGTTTAGATAAGACAGCTTATTACTTGATAGCACATCCAAATCAGCCTATTAAGTTATCAGGTAATACTGACCCGAGAGGAAGTGAAAAGTACAACTTTAACTTAGGTCAGAAACGTGCTGAGGCTGTTTATAATTATCTATTAAACAAAGACGTAAATAAAGATCAAATATGTGTTGTTAGTTATGGTAAGTTAAAACCTGCTGCGGACCCAACTCAATTTTATGATGAGTTTAATACTAGTGACTCAGGCACTATAAGCGATACTGACAAGTATAAAGCTGAAGAAAAAGCATACTATTTAGATAGAAGAACAGAGCTTGATTTTGGTGTTAAATGTGATCAAAGTGAATCATCTGATAAATCTATTAACTAA
- a CDS encoding cell envelope integrity protein TolA yields MANLNYQKLLQSFKKQIEQNPFVVKAILIHVGIVLVLYILSYISVLKFDSTSASLNAEVANTPKQMQVIQATSISSNELNRQISNYENHQQELRQAKQNVKDARQKALQRHKELMRQKVEAERKAQIEAKKKAALEAKRKVQEKQRKLEQQKQAKLEVARKEKEDIKKKAEQEKQRKLEARQEKLAKARAQAIAAAKRQAEQSQAQRAIYSYISEYQTRVGDNWIKDPCRGIYNLPRAIIRNGRFIKLTGTSGSYMCDQSLINAIKNTTPPQISNNAARKTIQTENISFIFKQT; encoded by the coding sequence ATGGCAAATCTTAATTACCAAAAATTATTACAATCTTTTAAGAAACAAATTGAGCAAAATCCTTTTGTGGTAAAAGCAATACTTATCCATGTAGGTATAGTTTTGGTTCTTTACATATTGTCTTATATAAGTGTATTAAAGTTTGATTCAACTTCAGCATCTTTGAATGCTGAAGTTGCAAACACCCCAAAACAAATGCAAGTTATTCAAGCTACATCAATAAGTAGTAACGAGCTTAATAGACAGATATCAAACTATGAAAATCATCAACAAGAATTGCGTCAAGCTAAGCAAAATGTTAAAGATGCTAGGCAAAAGGCTTTACAAAGACATAAAGAATTAATGAGACAAAAAGTTGAAGCAGAACGTAAAGCTCAAATTGAGGCGAAAAAGAAAGCAGCTTTAGAAGCAAAACGTAAAGTGCAAGAAAAGCAACGTAAGTTAGAGCAGCAAAAACAAGCTAAATTAGAAGTAGCACGGAAAGAAAAAGAAGATATTAAGAAGAAAGCTGAACAAGAAAAGCAACGTAAGCTAGAAGCACGCCAAGAAAAGTTAGCAAAAGCAAGGGCCCAAGCAATAGCCGCAGCTAAAAGACAGGCCGAACAGAGTCAGGCTCAAAGAGCAATTTATAGTTATATATCTGAATATCAAACTAGAGTAGGTGATAATTGGATCAAAGACCCATGCAGAGGTATCTATAATTTACCAAGAGCTATTATTAGAAATGGTAGGTTTATTAAGTTGACAGGAACTTCTGGTAGCTACATGTGTGATCAGTCATTGATTAATGCAATTAAGAATACAACTCCTCCTCAAATTTCAAATAATGCAGCAAGAAAAACTATACAAACAGAAAATATAAGTTTTATATTTAAACAAACTTAA
- the tolR gene encoding protein TolR — protein MRKRNKKIYRKKRPMVQINVVPYIDVMLVLLVIFMITTPILTQGVKVDLPKSRSEKIPSNDSKPIVVTVNKQGEYFINQGVSNPKVSLSSRDLANAVVTLSQQNPGKPVYVRGDSSASYGEVVKAMALIQRAGVDKVGLVTEDGKS, from the coding sequence ATGAGAAAAAGAAACAAAAAAATTTATAGAAAGAAAAGACCAATGGTACAAATTAATGTAGTTCCTTACATTGATGTTATGTTAGTACTTTTGGTTATTTTTATGATTACAACACCAATTTTAACTCAAGGTGTAAAAGTAGATCTGCCCAAATCTAGGTCAGAAAAAATACCATCTAATGATAGTAAACCAATAGTTGTTACTGTAAATAAGCAAGGAGAATACTTTATTAATCAAGGTGTTAGTAATCCAAAAGTGTCGTTAAGCTCTAGAGATCTTGCCAATGCTGTAGTAACTTTATCGCAGCAAAATCCTGGTAAACCAGTTTATGTTAGAGGTGATAGTAGTGCTAGTTATGGTGAGGTGGTAAAAGCAATGGCTCTTATCCAAAGAGCGGGCGTTGATAAAGTGGGGTTAGTCACAGAAGATGGCAAATCTTAA
- the tolQ gene encoding protein TolQ, which yields MQDNSLSLIQLIWHANFIVQLIMITLIAMSVYSWAIMLEVNSRVKKYCNEQAQFDKLFWAGHHIQKLYDYYLQHKENIFGKSIIFCSALREFNNLKETGVLKGDTILEGMERTVSIAIAQEAKELDKKLPALGTIGAVAPYIGLVGTVWGIMSSFNTLGGVEQATISVVAPHIAEALIATALGLFVAIPAVIGHSRLSNQVDDVLSSYESFQDDLCILLLKEAHRDQVQHQNQES from the coding sequence ATGCAAGATAACTCTCTTTCTCTAATTCAGTTGATATGGCATGCAAATTTTATTGTTCAGCTTATAATGATAACTTTAATTGCGATGTCAGTTTATTCTTGGGCTATAATGCTTGAAGTAAATAGTCGAGTTAAAAAGTATTGTAATGAGCAAGCCCAGTTTGATAAGTTATTTTGGGCAGGTCATCATATTCAAAAATTATATGATTATTATTTGCAGCATAAGGAAAATATTTTTGGTAAATCAATAATATTTTGTTCGGCATTAAGAGAGTTTAATAACCTTAAGGAAACAGGAGTTTTAAAAGGTGATACCATACTTGAAGGTATGGAAAGAACTGTGAGCATAGCAATTGCTCAAGAGGCTAAAGAACTAGATAAAAAGCTTCCTGCTTTGGGTACGATAGGTGCTGTTGCACCATATATTGGTTTAGTAGGTACCGTTTGGGGGATTATGTCATCGTTTAATACCCTTGGCGGTGTTGAGCAGGCTACGATATCTGTTGTTGCACCTCATATTGCAGAGGCTTTGATTGCGACTGCTTTAGGTTTATTTGTAGCTATTCCAGCGGTTATAGGACACAGTAGATTATCAAACCAGGTAGATGATGTATTATCAAGTTATGAATCATTCCAAGATGATTTATGTATCTTGCTTTTAAAAGAAGCGCATAGAGATCAAGTGCAGCACCAGAATCAAGAAAGCTAA
- a CDS encoding PD40 domain-containing protein — MKKIIVSFSILIFLVSNIYADLVAEVTTGIIQKPLVSVMSNNVVNQFPQNIDSIIVSDLNHNAKLQGSDTIKYEIKQKQNVPWKKIKGDYVVLTKYIKNSYNNYTVEVQILKRNDTGYIQSVTYKNINISLMRTLAHKISNYVYKKLTGEQGFFLTKLAYVKVSNPYARYGRVYELIISDYDGFNKHMVLRQTDNPIATPSWSADGRDIVYSSYSGGSMGVYELQIATGKVTRLTNFKGINSSPLFSPDDRKIALALSKSYSDQTNIYIMNLVTKALKRLTINGINTAPKFSPNGRSIVFTSDRGNGRPNIYVAPVNSKYPQSSRLSSKIYQGYEPNYTPNGKDIVFMYQRSRSSGIQIADFNLTNGDITTLTKGKSDSSPTVSPYGNMIAYISTNSKGYSSLDMVSLDGDNQFSVDAANNGGILIQSPSWSPKNY, encoded by the coding sequence ATGAAAAAAATCATCGTGAGCTTTTCAATATTAATTTTTTTAGTATCAAATATATATGCAGATTTAGTCGCAGAAGTAACAACAGGTATTATACAGAAACCTTTAGTCTCTGTAATGAGCAATAATGTTGTAAATCAATTTCCTCAAAATATAGATTCTATAATAGTTTCTGATTTGAATCATAATGCTAAGCTACAAGGTTCTGATACTATAAAGTATGAGATAAAGCAAAAGCAGAATGTTCCTTGGAAAAAAATTAAAGGTGACTATGTAGTTCTAACAAAATATATTAAAAATTCTTATAATAATTATACTGTAGAAGTACAAATCCTCAAAAGAAATGATACAGGCTATATTCAGTCAGTTACATATAAGAATATTAATATTTCTCTTATGAGAACGTTAGCACATAAAATTTCAAATTATGTTTATAAGAAGCTTACAGGAGAACAAGGTTTTTTCTTAACAAAGCTTGCTTATGTTAAAGTAAGTAATCCATATGCTAGATATGGAAGGGTTTATGAGCTGATTATATCTGATTATGATGGCTTTAATAAACACATGGTGCTTAGACAAACTGATAACCCTATTGCGACACCATCGTGGTCGGCAGATGGTAGAGATATTGTTTATTCAAGCTATAGTGGTGGTAGTATGGGCGTTTATGAGTTACAAATAGCTACGGGAAAAGTAACTCGTTTAACTAACTTTAAAGGAATTAATAGTTCACCATTATTCTCTCCAGATGATAGAAAGATTGCTTTAGCTTTATCTAAAAGTTATTCTGATCAGACAAATATATACATTATGAATTTAGTTACAAAAGCTCTTAAAAGATTAACTATAAATGGTATAAATACAGCGCCAAAATTTTCACCAAATGGTAGAAGTATAGTGTTTACATCAGATAGAGGTAATGGTAGACCAAACATCTATGTTGCTCCTGTGAATTCTAAATACCCTCAGTCCTCAAGATTAAGTAGTAAAATATATCAAGGGTATGAGCCAAATTATACTCCTAATGGTAAAGATATAGTATTTATGTATCAAAGATCGCGCTCAAGTGGCATTCAAATAGCAGATTTTAATTTAACTAATGGAGATATAACTACCTTGACAAAAGGTAAGTCTGATAGCTCGCCAACTGTTTCACCATATGGTAATATGATTGCATATATTTCTACAAATTCAAAAGGTTATAGCTCTTTAGATATGGTATCATTAGATGGAGATAATCAATTTAGTGTTGATGCGGCTAATAATGGTGGCATTTTGATTCAGTCGCCAAGCTGGTCGCCAAAAAACTATTAA